The Brachionichthys hirsutus isolate HB-005 chromosome 8, CSIRO-AGI_Bhir_v1, whole genome shotgun sequence genome contains a region encoding:
- the terf2ip gene encoding telomeric repeat-binding factor 2-interacting protein 1: MATKQQSANFSPVLFMDVEGEPISFFLRPGPVKCKLKPLITAGGGTLCNAQAPGAILLIEPGEQGSVTESTAHWFVSTQYIYDCVEKDEQLDLEDYRFKPEVVQRHSARISNAKESGLTGGRLAYTAEDDAAILSYVSKHLSEIGGNRLWQEMEKKRVTGHSWQSMKCRHRLHLAKKRTEGVDLLPREEVDPAGPEDKVEGQEMNGEIPAGEEEGCSPQAHSKADLTRIEDQSIAAESMQAELAESQSTVCPQGEVEPVDPPADKGLAERTQVSTVEAETGDAPQPEGPCLNPLTDLHPILVEHGELETDKQQTVVSPQKESGSEDSPPDQPMLTPNRLSYKKPKEKRKTSPMPERRQTRRQLQLELETTPPPEPYGKRLRLSTRFPKQRFQTPKSSSKTKSANKTVLRKDKAVDRPPSQKARGASVEAGAEGPQEERGSPPPSDNTQTESVLVPQKEDIKKEKRSLGILMMAAAEFDYESDVRYRSNDPLDDPVIMRPTEMDIHLSSSSGSSSEPEPSLQQNVQVSQAPGTTCLPTSGQEAAAETVEATTNPHMFIFQNESQEEDSQSIFAVEPAPPAELQPAVNKDSAFSLTQVQLEEGKQCISELMKETNKDLGTVTKALLKTSGDFSEALALLLNPTSVSGPFWQCCDDDLLLSRDPDSRQQLCAKYSEELLAKRIMFLELEG, from the exons atggcaaccaaacagCAGAGTGCTAACTTCTCCCCAGTTCTATTCATGGATGTGGAAGGAGAACCCATTTCCTTCTTCCTGCGCCCAGGTCCCGTGAAATGTAAACTCAAGCCACTCATCacagctggaggcgggacgcTGTGTAATGCCCAGGCGCCGGGGGCCATCCTGCTGATTGAGCCGGGAGAACAAGGCTCCGTCACTGAATCTACAGCTCACTG GTTTGTGTCCACTCAGTACATTTATGACTGCGTTGAGAAGGACGAGCAGCTGGATTTAGAGGATTACAGGTTCAAACCTGAAGTCGTCCAGAGACATTCTGCCCGAATTAGCAACGCTAAGGAGAGTGGACTCACGGGAG GCAGGCTTGCCTACACGGCTGAAGACGATGCTGCCATTTTGAGTTATGTCAGCAAGCACTTGTCAGAGATTGGGGGAAACCGTCTTTGGcaggagatggagaagaagcGTGTGACCGGTCACAGCTGGCAGTCAATGAAATGCCGTCACAGACTGCACCTGGCAAAGAAGCGAACGGAGGGAGTGGATCTGCTGCCACGGGAAGAGGTTGACCCAGCAGGGCCAGAGGACAAG GTGGAAGGTCAAGAAATGAACGGTGAAATACCTGCCGGTGAAGAAGAGGGTTGTTCACCTCAAGCGCATTCGAAAGCTGACCTAACACGG ATAGAAGATCAGTCCATAGCAGCTGAAAGCATGCAAGCAGAATTAGCAGAAAGTCAATCAACCGTCTGTCCTCAAGGAGAAGTGGAGCCTGTGGATCCACCGGCAGATAAAGGACTGGCTGAACGAACACAAGTATCAACTGTTGAAGCTGAAACGGGTGACGCCCCCCAACCCGAGGGACCTTGTTTGAACCCACTGACTGATCTTCACCCTATTCTGGTTGAACACGGAGAACTAGAAACAGATAAACAGCAAACGGTCGTCTCTCCACAAAAAGAAAGTGGGTCGGAGGACTCGCCACCAGATCAGCCCATGTTAACACCAAACAGACTGTCCTACAAGAAGccaaaagagaagaggaaaacgTCTCCCATGCCCGAACGACGGCAAACACGcaggcagctgcagctggagctggagacgaCACCACCGCCTGAGCCGTACGGCAAAAGACTCCGATTGTCAACACGATTTCCCAAGCAGCGTTTCCAGACTCCCAAGTCATCAAGCAAAACGAAATCAGCTAATAAGACCGTTCTCCGAAAAGACAAGGCTGTCGACCGGCCCCCCTCTCAGAAGGCCAGAGGAGCAAGCGTGGAAGCAGGTGCCGAGGGTccgcaggaggagagggggtcacctcctccctctgacAATACACAAACCG AATCTGTTTTGGTGCCGCAGAAGGAAgacataaagaaagaaaagagaagcctGGGGATTCTCATGATGGCTGCGGCGGAGTTTGATTATGAAAGTGACGTAAGATACAGATCAA ATGACCCTCTGGATGACCCCGTAATAATGAGACCCACAGAGATGGACATccacctttcctcttcctcgggGTCCAGCTCCGAACCTGAGCCCAGCCTCCAGCAGAATGTGCAAGTCTCCCAAGCGCCCGGCACCACCTGCCTGCCAACATCAGGccaagaagctgctgctgagacCGTCGAGGCAACTACCAATCCACACATGTTCATTTTCCAGAATGAAAGTCAAGAGGAAGACTCTCAGTCCATTTTTGCCGTTGAGCCTGCCCCTCCAGCCGAACTCCAGCCGGCAGTGAACAAAGACTCTGCTTTTTCACTAACGCAGGTTCAGCTGGAGGAAGGCAAGCAGTGCATCAGTGAGCTGATGAAGGAGACTAACAAG GACTTGGGCACCGTGACCAAAGCGCTGCTGAAGACCAGCGGAGACTTCTCTGAAGCTCTGGCTCTGCTTTTGAACCCAACATCTGTCTCGGGACCGTTTTGGCAGTGCTGCGATGACGATCTTTTGCTGTCACGCGACCCTGATTCCAGACAGCAGCTGTGCGCCAAATACAGCGAGGAACTTTTGGCTAAACGGATCATGTTCCTCGAGTTAGAGGGATGA
- the iffo2b gene encoding intermediate filament family orphan 2 produces MNSLFFCDTPPGPVCNAPPGPAAVTSALRNDLGSNIHVLKTLNLRFRCFLAKVHELERRNNLLESQLQKATQTQQPQTRHLYARDAAVQTDGPGSRLPGTIWSFTHVRRHGERVETLHGPGVTWTHPDGVGVQIDTITPEVRAVYNVLAKVKRERDEYRRKWEEELTKRVQLETTVESLQQSAQESSEVQDELSEKVDRLKAEVVVFKSLMSDQMSDLDTKIQEKARRVDMDICRRIDITAKLCDVAQQRNSEDMSKMFCISPARSLPERASAVCCKRKERKAVSDEESSEMDAEPSPSEEEETPGSLNITDEMKRRLNQLHCSDNSFVARRETFEIDDDCDSLTWEENEETLLLWEDFANYNMPCSIAAAACASNGNGELADPDSQDGSIGSLIDKTESLFQTREKEYQDTIGEIEMELATAKSDMNRHLHEYMEMCSMKRGLDVQMETCRRMIKGGRNSPSPSSVASSDSGNTDEVQDEMSDKDAEAEIPIS; encoded by the exons ATGAACTCGCTGTTCTTCTGCGACACTCCTCCCGGTCCGGTGTGCAACGCGCCCCCCGGACCGGCCGCGGTGACCAGCGCCCTGCGGAATGACTTGGGCTCCAACATCCATGTGCTAAAGACCCTCAACCTGCGATTCCGCTGCTTCCTCGCCAAAGTCCACGAACTGGAAAGGAGAAACAATCTGCTGGAGAGCCAGCTCCAGAAAGCCACGCAGACGCAGCAGCCGCAGACGCGCCACCTTTACGCCCGTGACGCCGCCGTGCAGACCGACGGGCCCGGGTCGCGGCTGCCCGGCACCATCTGGAGCTTTACGCACGTCCGGAGGCACGGGGAGCGCGTCGAGACCCTGCACGGGCCCGGGGTGACGTGGACGCACCCAGACGGCGTCGGGGTTCAGATAGACACCATTACTCCAGAAGTGAGGGCTGTGTACAACGTGCTGGCTAAAGTCAAGAGGGAGAGGGACGAGTACAGGAGAAA atgggaggaggagctgaccaAAAGAGTGCAGCTGGAAACCACTGTGGAATCACTGCAGCAG AGCGCCCAGGAGTCCTCTGAGGTCCAGGATGAGCTGAGTGAGAAGGTGGACAGACTGAAGGCTGAAGTGGTGGTCTTCAAGAGTCTGATGAGTGAT CAAATGTCTGATCTGGACACCAAGATCCAGGAGAAAGCCAGGAGGGTGGACATGGACATCTGCAGGCGCATCGACATCACGGCCAAGCTGTGCGACGTGGCTCAGCAACGCAACTCGGAGGACATGTCGAAGATGTTCTGCATCAGCCCGGCCAGGTCGCTCCCGGAGAGG GCTTCTGCAGTCTGCTGCAAGAGGAAAGAACGCAAAGCTGTGTCCGATGAGGAAAGTTCAGAGATGGATGCTGAGCCCAGCccctcagaggaggaggagaccccGGGGTCTCTCAACATCACAGATGAAATGAAGCGAAGGCTCAATCAGCT ACATTGCTCAGATAACTCCTTTGTTGCCAGGCGCGAGACGTTTGAAATCGACGATGACTGTGACAGTCTGACGTGGGAAGAAAATGAGGAGACGCTGTTGTTATGGGAGGACTTCGCCAACTACAACATGCCTTGCAGCATTGCTGCGGCAGCCTGCGCCTCCAATGGCAACGGGGAACTTGCTGATCCT GACTCCCAGGATGGAAGCATTGGCAGCCTCATCGATAAAACAGAGTCACTGTTTCAGACCAGAGAGAAAGAGTACCAGGACACCATCGGTGAGATCGAg ATGGAATTGGCAACAGCAAAGAGTGACATGAACCGACATCTGCACGAATACATGGAGATGTGCAGCATGAAGCGAGGTCTCGATGTGCAGATGGAGACCTGCAGACGGATGATTAAAGGTGGGAGGAACTCTCCTTCTCCGAGCTCGGTGGCCAGCAGTGACTCGGGGAACACAGACGAGGTCCAGGACGAGATGTCAGACAAAGACGCCGAGGCTGAGATCCCAATCAGCTGA
- the mrto4 gene encoding mRNA turnover protein 4 homolog: MPKSKRDKKVSLTKTAKKGLELKQKLIEELRKCVDTYKNLFIFSVANVRNNKLKDIRTAWKHSRFFFGKNKVMMVALGKGETDEYKDNLHKLSKYLRGEVGVLFTNKTKEEVQEYFDHFKEMDYARAGNRAQRDVTLDEGPLEQFTHSMEPQLRQLGLPTALKKGVVTLLKDHEVCTEGDVLTPEQARILKLLGIEMAEFKVQIKCMWNSETGEFEMCAGEDASMQDSEDNDGDDAE, from the exons ATGCCGAAGTCAAAGAGGGACAAGAAAG TTTCTTTAACAAAAACAGCCAAAAAGGGACTGGaattaaaacagaaattaaTCGAGGAG TTGCGGAAATGTGTGGACACCTACAAAAATCTGTTTATATTCTCCGTGGCCAATGTGAGGAATAACAAACTAAAAGACATCAGGACAGCATGGAAGCACAGCAG ATTCTTCTTTGGCAAAAACAAAGTAATGATGGTTGCCCTGGGCAAAGGAGAAACGGATGAATATAAAGATAATTTGCACAAG CTTAGCAAATATCTACGAGGAGAGGTGGGAGTACTATTCACAAATAAAACGAAGGAAGAGGTGCAAGA gtattttgatcattttaagGAGATGGATTATGCGCGGGCAGGCAACCGAGCACAGAGGGACGTAACTCTGGATGAGGGACCCCTGGAACAGTTTACTCACTCAATGGAGCCCCAGTTGAGGCAGTTAGGACTTCCTACTGCACTCAAGAAAG GCGTGGTGACTCTGCTTAAGGATCATGAAGTCTGTACGGAGGGAGATGTGCTGACTCCCGAGCAGGCTCGTATTCTG AAACTTCTGGGTATTGAGATGGCAGAGTTCAAGGTGCAGATCAAATGTATGTGGAACTCAGAAACGGGCGAGTTCGAGATGTGTGCTGGTGAAGATGCGTCTATGCAGGATAGTGAAGACAATGACGGTGATGATGCGGAGTGA
- the LOC137898444 gene encoding aflatoxin B1 aldehyde reductase member 2-like, with protein MSLVSRPVTILGTYSLGSRDDAENVDIVKTFLDRGHTRIDTAFLYLGGKTEMFIGGLNLPQTVRIGTKAHYRDGKSLRPESVRLQLETSLKRLQTDCVEMFYLHAPDRQTPIQDTLRACNDLHKEGKFKELGISNYTSWEVAEIVCICRHNNWIAPTVFQGMYNATTRQVETELLPCLRHYGIKFYAYNAIAGGLLTGKYRYEDKDGARPAGRFFTDTYSEVYQKRYWKQSHFQGVDLVLQALETAYGSQKPTLSSAAFRWLYHHSQLKGDRGDGVIIGTSTLNQLQLNLPAAEEGPLDERVVTAFDEAWNLTAHECPNYFR; from the exons ATGTCTCTAGTTAGCAGACCAGTCACCATACTGGGAACTTATTCACTGGGCAGTCGAGACGATGCAGAGAACGTGGACATTGTGAAGACTTTCCTGGACAGGGGACACACCCGGATTGACACAGCCTTCCTGTACCTGGGCGGCAAGACGGAGATGTTCATAGGGGGGCTGAACCTGCCCCAAACAG TGCGCATAGGCACCAAGGCTCACTACCGGGATGGGAAGAGTCTGAGACCAGAGAGCGTTCGCTTACAGCTGGAAACCTCCCTGAAGAGGCTGCAAACTGATTGCGTGGAAATGTTCTACCTCCATGCCCCTGACCGTCAGACCCCGATCCAGGACACACTCAGAGCTTGCAACGACCTTCACAAAGAG GGAAAATTCAAGGAGTTGGGAATTTCCAATTACACATCATGGGAAGTGGCTGAAATTGTGTGCATCTGCAGACACAATAACTGGATTGCTCCCACTGTCTTCCAG GGGATGTATAACGCCACCACGAGGCAGGTTGAGACAGAGTTGTTGCCGTGCTTGAGACACTATGGGATCAAGTTCTATGCATACAATGCTATAGCAG GTGGTCTTCTGACAGGGAAGTACCGTTACGAAGACAAAGACGGTGCCCGGCCTGCAGGACGATTCTTCACTGACACGTACTCTGAAGTATACCAGAAAAG ATACTGGAAGCAGAGTCACTTCCAGGGAGTAGATCTGGTTCTCCAGGCCTTGGAGACAGCATATGGTTCACAGAAACCAACCCTGAGTTCTGCTGCTTTCCGTTGGCTCTACCACCACTCACAGCTCAAG GGTGATCGTGGTGACGGAGTCATCATTGGGACATCAACTCTAAATCAACTTCAGCTAAACTTGCCTGCTGCAGAGGAGGGTCCTCTGGATGAGAGAGTGGTCACCGCCTTCGATGAAGCCTGGAATCTCACTGCCCACGAGTGTCCAAACTATTTTCGCTAA
- the LOC137898476 gene encoding aflatoxin B1 aldehyde reductase member 2-like, translating to MSLVNRPVTILGTFSLGSRDDAENVDIVKTFLDRGHSRIDTAFLYLGGKTEMFIGGLNLPQTVSIGTKAHPWDGKSLRPESVRSQLETSLKRLQTDCVEMFYLHGPDRQTPIQDTLRVCNDLHKEGKFKELGISNYASWEVAEIVCICKHNNWIAPTVFQGMYNATTRQVETELLPCLRHYGIKFYAYNAIAGGLLTGKYRYEDKDGARPAGRFFTDTYSEVYQKRYWKQSHFQGVDLVLQALETAYGSQKPTLSSAAFRWLYHHSQLKGDRGDGVIIGTSTLNQLQLNLPAAEEGPLDERVVTAFDEAWNLTAHECPNYFR from the exons ATGTCTCTAGTTAACAGGCCAGTCACCATACTGGGAACCTTTTCACTGGGCAGTCGAGACGATGCAGAGAACGTGGACATTGTGAAGACTTTCCTGGACAGGGGACACAGCCGGATTGACACAGCCTTCCTGTACCTGGGCGGCAAGACGGAGATGTTCATAGGGGGGTTGAACCTGCCCCAAACAG TGAGCATAGGCACCAAGGCTCACCCCTGGGACGGGAAGAGTCTGAGACCAGAGAGCGTTCGCTCACAGCTGGAAACCTCCCTGAAGAGGCTGCAAACTGATTGTGTGGAAATGTTCTACCTCCATGGCCCTGACCGTCAGACCCCGATCCAGGACACACTCAGAGTTTGCAACGACCTTCACAAAGAG GGAAAATTCAAGGAGTTGGGAATTTCCAATTACGCATCATGGGAAGTGGCTGAAATTGTGTGCATCTGCAAACACAATAACTGGATTGCTCCCACTGTCTTCCAG GGGATGTATAACGCCACCACGAGGCAGGTTGAGACAGAGTTGTTGCCGTGCTTGAGACACTACGGGATCAAGTTCTATGCATACAATGCTATAGCAG GTGGTCTTCTGACAGGGAAATACCGTTACGAAGACAAAGACGGTGCCCGGCCTGCAGGACGATTCTTCACTGACACGTACTCTGAAGTATACCAGAAAAG ATACTGGAAGCAGAGTCACTTCCAGGGAGTAGATCTGGTTCTCCAGGCCTTGGAGACAGCATATGGTTCACAGAAACCAACCCTGAGTTCTGCTGCTTTCCGTTGGCTCTACCACCACTCACAGCTCAAG GGTGATCGTGGTGACGGAGTCATCATTGGGACGTCAACTCTAAATCAACTTCAGCTAAACTTGCCTGCTGCAGAGGAGGGTCCTCTGGATGAGAGAGTGGTCACCGCCTTCGATGAAGCCTGGAATCTCACTGCCCACGAGTGTCCAAACTATTTTCGCTAA